One window of the Rosa rugosa chromosome 3, drRosRugo1.1, whole genome shotgun sequence genome contains the following:
- the LOC133735779 gene encoding protein DMR6-LIKE OXYGENASE 2-like, with protein sequence MGEVDPAFIQDPEHRPKLSIIEAEGIPSIDLSPVTLQDFISYPKSIEGVVREIGNACKEWGFFQVINHGVPLEKLQRIQAAARKLFAQPLEDKRKIRRDERNALGYFDTESTKNIRDWKEVFDFSMEDTTLVPASPDPEDKEEATWTNQWPEYPPELREACEEYTQEVEKLALKLLGLIARSLGLPENRFNSYFKDQSTRIRLNHYPPCPSPQLALGVGRHKDGGALTVLAQDEVGGLEVKRKTDGEWIRVKPTPNAYIINVGDIMQVWSNDRYESVEHRVMVDSDKERFSIPFFFNPAHYTLVKPVEELIDEQNPAKYRPYSWGKFMTHRRLSNFKKLGVDNIQIYDFRL encoded by the exons ATGGGAGAGGTTGATCCAGCTTTCATCCAAGATCCTGAGCATAGGCCGAAACTCTCCATCATCGAAGCTGAAGGCATACCATCGATTGACCTCTCTCCAGTAACCTTGCAAGATTTCATTTCCTACCCCAAATCCATTGAAGGTGTTGTCAGAGAAATAGGGAATGCATGCAAGGAGTGGGGGTTCTTCCAAGTGATCAACCATGGGGTGCCATTGGAGAAGCTCCAAAGGATTCAGGCTGCTGCTAGGAAGTTATTTGCACAGCCTCTGGAGGATAAGAGGAAGATCAGGAGAGATGAAAGAAACGCATTGGGGTACTTTGACACCGAGAGCACCAAGAATATCCGAGACTGGAAGGAGGTGTTTGATTTCTCAATGGAAGACACTACTTTAGTCCCAGCTTCACCTGATCCCGAGGACAAGGAAGAGGCAACATGGACTAACCAATGGCCTGAGTATCCTCCAGAATTAAG GGAAGCATGTGAAGAATATACTCAGGAAGTAGAGAAGCTTGCTCTAAAGTTATTAGGACTTATAGCCAGGAGCCTAGGCTTGCCAGAAAACAGGTTCAACAGCTACTTCAAAGACCAAAGCACTCGTATCAGACTCAATCACTATCCCCCTTGCCCTTCCCCTCAGTTAGCTCTTGGTGTTGGTCGCCACAAGGATGGTGGTGCTTTAACCGTCCTAGCTCAAGATGAGGTTGGTGGATTGGAAGTGAAGAGAAAGACAGATGGAGAGTGGATTCGGGTTAAACCTACACCAAATGCCTACATCATCAATGTTGGTGATATTATGCAG GTTTGGAGCAATGATAGATATGAGAGTGTTGAGCACAGGGTGATGGTGGACTCAGACAAGGAAAGGTTTTCCAttcctttcttcttcaatcCAGCACACTACACACTAGTGAAGCCTGTGGAGGAGCTGATCGATGAACAAAACCCTGCCAAGTACAGGCCTTACAGCTGGGGAAAGTTTATGACTCACAGAAGACTCAGTAATTTCAAGAAGCTCGGTGTTGACAACATCCAAATATATGATTTTAGGTTGTAA
- the LOC133735778 gene encoding jasmonate-induced oxygenase 2-like, with protein MGEVDPAFIQDPEHRPKLSIIEPEGIPLIDLSPLSSPDSISDPKAIEVLVREIGNACKNWGFFQVINHGVPLEKRKKIDTAARKFFAQPLEEKRKIRRDEKCVVGYYDTEHTKNVRDWKEVFDFLVEEPTLVPSSTEPDDKEETQWFNQWPENPPELREVLEEYSQEVEKLSLKLMGLIALSLGLPEDRFKGYFKDQTSFIRLNHYPPCPSPQLALGVGRHKDGGALTVLAQDEVGGLEVKRKTDGEWIRVRPTPNAYIINVGDIIQVWSNDKYESVEHRVMVNSEKERFSVPFFLNPAHYTEVKPLEELTNKQNPAKYRPYSWGKFLTLRKLSNFKKLKAENIQIYHFRVSDQAS; from the exons ATGGGAGAAGTTGATCCAGCTTTCATCCAAGACCCTGAACACAGACCTAAACTCTCCATCATCGAACCTGAAGGCATACCATTGATAGACCTCTCTCCATTAAGCTCCCCAGACTCCATTTCTGACCCTAAAGCCATTGAAGTGCTTGTTAGAGAAATAGGGAATGCATGCAAGAACTGGGGCTTCTTCCAAGTGATCAACCATGGAGTGCCACTGGAAAAGCGCAAAAAGATTGATACTGCGGCCAGGAAGTTCTTTGCTCAGCCTTTGGAGGAGAAGAGAAAGATTAGGAGGGATGAAAAATGTGTGGTAGGTTACTATGACACTGAGCATACCAAAAATGTTAGAGACTGGAAGGAGGTGTTTGATTTCCTTGTGGAGGAGCCTACATTAGTACCCTCCTCGACTGAGCCTGATGACAAGGAGGAGACACAGTGGTTTAATCAATGGCCTGAGAACCCCCCTGAATTAAG GGAGGTGCTTGAAGAATATTCTCAAGAAGTAGAAAAGCTATCTCTAAAGTTGATGGGACTAATTGCGTTGAGCCTAGGCTTGCCAGAAGACAGGTTCAAAGGCTACTTCAAGGACCAAACCAGTTTTATCAGACTCAATCACTATCCACCTTGCCCTTCCCCTCAGTTAGCACTCGGTGTTGGGCGCCACAAGGATGGTGGTGCCTTAACTGTACTGGCTCAAGATGAGGTTGGAGGATTGGAGGTGAAGCGAAAAACAGATGGAGAGTGGATTCGGGTCAGACCTACACCAAATGCCTATATCATCAATGTTGGTGACATAATTCAG GTATGGAGCAACGATAAATATGAGAGTGTGGAACATAGGGTGATGGTAAACTCAGAGAAGGAGAGGTTTTCTGTTCCCTTCTTTCTTAACCCAGCACACTACACAGAAGTGAAGCCTTTGGAGGAGCTCACCAATAAACAAAACCCTGCCAAGTATAGGCCCTATAGCTGGGGCAAGTTTCTGACTCTCAGAAAGCTCAGTAATTTCAAGAAACTCAAAGCTGAAAACATCCAAATCTATCATTTCAGGGTTTCAGATCAAGCGAGTTAG